One genomic segment of Nonomuraea coxensis DSM 45129 includes these proteins:
- a CDS encoding DNA repair helicase XPB: MSVNDGPLIVQSDKTLLLEVDHDKADECRKAIAPFAELERAPEHVHTYRVTPLALWNARAAGHDAEQVIDALISHSRYPVPHALLVDIAETMARYGRLRLEKDPVHGLVLTSSDRAVLEEVLRSKKIAPMLGERLGADSVIVHPSDRGNVKQALLKLGWPAEDLAGYVDGEAHPIKLAQEGWSLRPYQQEAADAFWHGGSGVVVLPCGAGKTIVGAAAMAHAQATTLILVTNTVSAHQWKTELLKRTSLTEDEIGEYSGNKKEIRPVTIATYQVMTTRRKGVYSHLELFDARDWGLIVYDEVHLLPAPIFRMTADLQARRRVGLTATLVREDGREGDVFSLIGPKRYDAPWKEMENQGWIAPADCVEVRVTLTDEERLAYAMAESEERYRFCATTPSKTRVTEALVRRHAGEQVLVIGQYIDQLDELGEHLDAPVIKGETRVKERERLYQAFRDKEIQVLVVSKVANFSIDLPEASVAIQVSGTFGSRQEEAQRLGRVLRPKADGGGARFYTVVSRDTVDQEFAAHRQRFLAEQGYAYQIIDADDVLDGV, translated from the coding sequence ATGTCCGTGAACGACGGCCCGCTCATCGTCCAGTCGGACAAGACTCTGCTGCTCGAGGTCGACCACGACAAGGCCGACGAGTGCCGCAAGGCCATCGCGCCGTTCGCCGAGCTCGAACGCGCCCCGGAGCACGTGCACACCTACCGCGTCACCCCGCTGGCGCTGTGGAACGCCCGCGCCGCCGGCCACGACGCCGAGCAGGTCATCGACGCGCTCATCAGCCACAGCCGCTACCCGGTGCCGCACGCGCTGCTCGTCGACATCGCCGAGACCATGGCGCGCTACGGCCGCCTGCGCCTGGAGAAGGACCCGGTGCACGGCCTGGTGCTCACCTCCAGCGACCGCGCGGTGCTGGAGGAGGTGCTGCGCTCCAAGAAGATCGCGCCCATGCTGGGCGAGCGGCTCGGCGCCGACTCGGTCATCGTGCACCCGAGCGACCGGGGCAACGTCAAGCAGGCCCTGCTCAAGCTGGGCTGGCCGGCCGAGGACCTGGCCGGCTACGTCGACGGCGAGGCCCACCCGATCAAGCTCGCCCAGGAGGGCTGGTCGCTGCGCCCCTACCAGCAGGAGGCGGCCGACGCCTTCTGGCACGGCGGCTCCGGCGTGGTCGTGCTGCCCTGCGGCGCCGGCAAGACCATCGTGGGCGCGGCCGCCATGGCGCACGCCCAGGCCACCACGCTCATCCTGGTCACCAACACCGTCTCCGCCCACCAGTGGAAGACCGAGCTGCTCAAGCGCACGTCCCTGACCGAGGACGAGATCGGCGAGTACAGCGGCAACAAGAAGGAGATCCGCCCGGTCACCATCGCCACCTACCAGGTGATGACCACCAGGCGGAAGGGCGTCTACAGCCACCTGGAGCTGTTCGACGCGCGCGACTGGGGCCTCATCGTCTACGACGAGGTGCACCTGCTGCCCGCGCCGATCTTCCGGATGACCGCCGACCTCCAGGCCCGCCGGCGCGTGGGGCTCACCGCGACGCTGGTGCGCGAGGACGGGCGCGAGGGCGACGTGTTCTCGCTCATCGGCCCCAAGCGCTACGACGCGCCCTGGAAGGAGATGGAGAACCAGGGCTGGATCGCGCCGGCCGACTGCGTCGAGGTGCGGGTCACGCTCACCGACGAGGAGCGGCTGGCGTACGCGATGGCCGAGTCGGAGGAGCGCTACCGCTTCTGCGCCACCACGCCGTCCAAGACGCGGGTCACCGAGGCGCTGGTGCGGCGGCACGCGGGCGAGCAGGTGCTGGTCATCGGCCAGTACATCGACCAGCTCGACGAGCTCGGCGAGCACCTCGACGCGCCGGTCATCAAGGGCGAGACCCGGGTCAAGGAACGCGAGCGGCTCTACCAGGCCTTCCGCGACAAGGAGATCCAGGTCCTCGTGGTGTCGAAGGTCGCCAACTTCTCCATCGACCTGCCGGAGGCGTCCGTCGCCATCCAGGTGTCGGGGACGTTCGGCTCGCGCCAGGAGGAGGCCCAGCGGCTCGGCCGGGTGCTGCGGCCCAAGGCGGACGGCGGGGGCGCGCGGTTCTACACCGTGGTCAGCCGCGACACCGTCGACCAGGAGTTCGCGGCGCACCGCCAGCGGTTCCTCGCCGAGCAGGGATACGCCTACCAGATCATCGACGCCGACGACGTGCTCGACGGCGTCTGA
- a CDS encoding HelD family protein, whose translation MPGHQLAPDIPADVLAAEQKHLAESRAALSAMRAHAQSLSADAAGDWVSQQILQSLLDQRVAALADHPDTPLFFGRLDRESGDDLPGTIYVGRRHVHDGHSKPLVIDWRAPVSRAFYQASPAEPMGVVRRRRFGYHGGALTAYEDEPLGEGDVELGPSKILTDEIERPRTGPMRDIVATIQPDQDEIVRSGLAQTVCVQGAPGTGKTAVGLHRAAYLLFTHRERLARSGVMIVGPNRAFLSYISSVLPALGEVKVDQTTVAGLLGEHAAPEDPLVAAVKGDARMAAVLERALWLHIVKPEEGLVFTKGAYRYRVADHEVREIVASLRGTTRYLPGRAALAQRLAHLVLVRMEQRGESPDDRVQDAVARSKPVKQLVDAVWPKLTPEQVLHRLLSDPEFLARAARSDLSPDERDLLLWPKPYRSHKSAKWSAADAALLDELRDLMERTPSLGHLVVDEAQDLSEMQLRALGRRCRNGSATVLGDLAQGTTPWSTSSWESVLQHLGQPEGEVTELTLGFRVPREVLDFAARLLPSVAPGLAAPRSLRPGAGSLSVRPGGSVAEAADAALAQEGSIGVIVPDALVAEVSRALSGRPHAVLDPDAAGEGEHRLLVVPATLAKGLEYDHVIVVEPADIVAAEPRGLARLYVVLTRAVTSLTVLHDKPLPAQLAM comes from the coding sequence ATGCCCGGACACCAACTCGCCCCCGACATACCCGCCGACGTCCTCGCCGCCGAGCAGAAGCACCTGGCCGAATCCAGGGCCGCGCTGTCGGCGATGCGCGCCCACGCCCAGTCCCTCTCCGCCGACGCGGCCGGCGACTGGGTGTCGCAGCAGATCCTCCAGTCCCTCCTCGACCAGCGCGTCGCCGCCCTGGCCGACCATCCGGACACCCCGCTGTTCTTCGGCCGGCTCGACCGCGAGTCCGGCGACGACCTGCCCGGCACGATCTACGTCGGCCGCCGGCACGTCCACGACGGCCACAGCAAGCCGCTGGTGATCGACTGGCGGGCCCCGGTCTCGCGGGCCTTCTACCAGGCGAGCCCGGCCGAGCCGATGGGCGTCGTACGCCGCCGCCGCTTCGGCTACCACGGCGGCGCGCTGACCGCGTACGAGGACGAGCCCCTGGGCGAGGGGGACGTCGAGCTCGGCCCGTCGAAGATCCTCACCGACGAGATCGAACGGCCCCGCACCGGCCCCATGCGCGACATCGTCGCCACCATCCAGCCCGACCAGGACGAGATCGTCCGCTCGGGGCTCGCCCAGACGGTCTGCGTCCAGGGCGCCCCCGGCACCGGGAAGACGGCGGTGGGCCTGCACCGGGCCGCGTACCTGCTGTTCACCCACCGCGAGCGCCTGGCGAGGTCCGGCGTGATGATCGTCGGCCCCAACCGCGCGTTCCTGTCCTACATCTCCTCGGTCCTGCCCGCGCTGGGCGAGGTCAAGGTGGACCAGACGACGGTGGCGGGCCTGCTCGGCGAGCACGCCGCGCCGGAGGACCCGCTGGTGGCCGCGGTCAAGGGCGACGCCCGGATGGCCGCGGTGCTGGAACGCGCGCTCTGGCTGCACATCGTGAAGCCGGAGGAGGGCCTCGTGTTCACGAAGGGCGCCTACCGCTACCGGGTGGCCGACCACGAGGTGCGCGAGATCGTCGCCTCCCTGCGCGGCACCACCCGCTACCTGCCCGGACGGGCGGCGCTGGCGCAGCGGCTGGCCCACCTGGTGCTGGTGCGGATGGAGCAGCGCGGCGAGTCGCCCGACGACCGGGTGCAGGACGCCGTGGCCCGCTCCAAGCCGGTCAAGCAGCTCGTGGACGCGGTCTGGCCGAAGCTGACGCCCGAGCAGGTGCTCCACCGGCTGCTCTCCGACCCGGAGTTCCTGGCCAGGGCCGCCAGGTCCGACCTGTCGCCCGACGAGCGGGACCTGCTGCTCTGGCCGAAGCCGTACCGCAGCCACAAGTCCGCCAAGTGGTCGGCGGCGGACGCCGCGCTCCTCGACGAGCTGCGCGACCTCATGGAACGCACCCCCTCCCTCGGCCACCTGGTCGTGGACGAGGCCCAGGACCTGTCGGAGATGCAGTTGCGCGCGCTCGGCCGGCGCTGCCGCAACGGCTCCGCCACCGTGCTCGGCGACCTCGCGCAGGGCACCACGCCCTGGTCCACCAGCTCGTGGGAGAGCGTGCTCCAGCACCTCGGGCAGCCCGAGGGCGAGGTGACCGAGCTGACGCTCGGCTTCCGGGTGCCGCGCGAGGTGCTCGACTTCGCCGCCCGGCTCCTGCCGTCCGTCGCTCCCGGCCTGGCCGCGCCGCGCTCCCTGCGCCCCGGCGCGGGCTCGCTGAGCGTCCGTCCCGGCGGCTCCGTGGCCGAGGCCGCCGACGCGGCGCTCGCCCAGGAGGGCTCGATCGGCGTCATCGTCCCCGACGCGCTGGTCGCCGAGGTCTCGCGGGCGCTGTCCGGCCGTCCGCACGCCGTGCTCGACCCCGACGCCGCCGGCGAGGGCGAGCACCGCCTGCTCGTCGTCCCCGCGACCCTCGCCAAGGGCCTGGAGTACGACCACGTGATCGTGGTCGAGCCCGCCGACATCGTCGCCGCCGAGCCCCGCGGCCTGGCCCGGCTGTACGTCGTCCTGACCCGTGCGGTGACCTCTCTCACGGTCCTGCACGACAAGCCCCTGCCGGCGCAGCTCGCCATGTGA
- a CDS encoding YbhB/YbcL family Raf kinase inhibitor-like protein, translating into MPAPLPHEHLPSVPALVVESDDIQDGERLSDLHVFNDWGMTGQNVSPQLRWSGAPEGTRSYAVTCYDPDAPTGSGFWHWVLFDLPASVTELPAGAGSAPDFKGLPDGAVHARNDYGVKAFGGAAPPPGPAHRYVFTVHALGVDKLGVDSDASPAVVGFNITANTLARGHLVPVYGV; encoded by the coding sequence GTGCCAGCACCGCTGCCCCATGAACACCTGCCGTCGGTTCCCGCGCTCGTGGTCGAGAGCGACGACATCCAGGACGGCGAGCGGCTGAGCGACCTGCACGTCTTCAACGACTGGGGCATGACGGGCCAGAACGTCTCGCCCCAGCTCCGCTGGTCCGGCGCGCCCGAAGGGACCCGGAGCTACGCCGTCACCTGCTACGACCCCGACGCGCCCACGGGCAGCGGGTTCTGGCACTGGGTGCTGTTCGACCTGCCGGCCTCGGTGACCGAGCTGCCGGCGGGCGCGGGCAGCGCCCCCGACTTCAAGGGGCTGCCCGACGGCGCCGTCCACGCCCGCAACGACTACGGCGTCAAGGCTTTCGGCGGCGCGGCTCCGCCGCCCGGCCCCGCGCACCGCTACGTCTTCACCGTCCACGCCCTGGGCGTCGACAAGCTGGGCGTGGACAGCGACGCCAGCCCGGCGGTGGTCGGCTTCAACATCACCGCCAACACCCTGGCCCGCGGCCACCTCGTCCCGGTCTACGGCGTCTGA
- the groL gene encoding chaperonin GroEL (60 kDa chaperone family; promotes refolding of misfolded polypeptides especially under stressful conditions; forms two stacked rings of heptamers to form a barrel-shaped 14mer; ends can be capped by GroES; misfolded proteins enter the barrel where they are refolded when GroES binds): MAAKMIAFDEDARRGLERGMNQLADAVKVTLGPKGRNVVLEKKWGAPTITNDGVSIAKEIELEDPWEKIGAELVKEVAKKTDDVAGDGTTTATVLAQALVREGLRNVAAGANPMALKKGIEAAVERVSEELSKLAKDVETKEQIASTASISAADPEIGSLIAEAMDKVGKEGVITVEESNTFGLELELTEGMRFDKGMVSMYFVTDSDRMEAVLEDPYILIVNSKVSANKDLLPLLDKVVQSGKPLLIIAEDVEGEALATLVVNKIRGLFRSVAVKAPGFGDRRKAMLNDIAILTGGQVIAEEVGLKLENATLDLLGRARKVVVTKDETTIVDGAGDAEQISGRVNEIRAEIERTDSDYDREKLQERLAKLAGGVAVIKAGAATEVELKERKHRIEDAVRNAKAAVEEGIVPGGGVALLQAGAKAFDKLELSGDEATGAAIVKKALEEPLKQIAVNAGLEGGVVVEKVRNLTPGEGLNAASGEYVNMFESGIIDPAKVTRSALQNAASIAALFLTTEAVIAEKPEKATAAPAMPGGGDMDF; encoded by the coding sequence ATGGCAGCCAAGATGATCGCGTTTGACGAGGACGCCCGGCGCGGTCTCGAGCGCGGTATGAACCAGCTCGCTGACGCCGTCAAGGTGACCTTGGGCCCCAAGGGCCGCAACGTCGTGCTGGAGAAGAAGTGGGGCGCCCCCACCATCACCAACGACGGTGTGTCCATCGCCAAGGAGATCGAGCTCGAGGACCCTTGGGAGAAGATCGGCGCCGAGCTGGTCAAGGAAGTCGCCAAGAAGACCGACGACGTCGCCGGCGACGGCACCACCACCGCCACCGTGCTCGCCCAGGCGCTGGTACGTGAGGGCCTGCGCAACGTCGCCGCCGGCGCCAACCCGATGGCCCTGAAGAAGGGCATCGAGGCCGCCGTCGAGCGCGTCAGCGAGGAGCTCTCCAAGCTGGCCAAGGACGTGGAGACCAAGGAGCAGATCGCCTCCACCGCCTCCATCTCCGCCGCCGACCCCGAGATCGGCTCGCTCATCGCCGAGGCGATGGACAAGGTCGGCAAGGAAGGCGTCATCACCGTCGAGGAGAGCAACACCTTCGGCCTGGAGCTCGAGCTCACCGAGGGCATGCGCTTCGACAAGGGCATGGTGTCGATGTACTTCGTCACCGACTCCGACCGGATGGAGGCCGTCCTCGAGGACCCCTACATCCTGATCGTCAACAGCAAGGTCTCCGCCAACAAGGACCTGCTGCCCCTGCTCGACAAGGTCGTGCAGTCCGGCAAGCCGCTGCTGATCATCGCCGAGGACGTCGAGGGCGAGGCCCTGGCCACCCTGGTCGTCAACAAGATCCGCGGCCTGTTCCGCTCCGTGGCCGTCAAGGCCCCGGGCTTCGGTGACCGCCGCAAGGCCATGCTCAACGACATCGCCATCCTGACCGGTGGCCAGGTCATCGCCGAGGAGGTCGGTCTCAAGCTGGAGAACGCCACCCTCGACCTGCTGGGCCGCGCGCGCAAGGTGGTCGTCACCAAGGACGAGACCACGATCGTCGACGGCGCCGGTGACGCCGAGCAGATCTCCGGCCGGGTCAACGAGATCCGCGCCGAGATCGAGCGCACCGACTCCGACTACGACCGCGAGAAGCTCCAGGAGCGGCTGGCCAAGCTGGCCGGTGGCGTCGCCGTGATCAAGGCGGGCGCGGCCACCGAGGTCGAGCTGAAGGAGCGCAAGCACCGCATCGAGGACGCCGTGCGCAACGCCAAGGCGGCCGTCGAGGAGGGCATCGTCCCCGGTGGTGGCGTGGCGCTGCTGCAGGCCGGCGCGAAGGCGTTCGACAAGCTGGAGCTGTCCGGCGACGAGGCCACGGGTGCCGCGATCGTCAAGAAGGCTCTGGAGGAGCCGCTCAAGCAGATCGCGGTCAACGCCGGTCTTGAGGGCGGCGTCGTGGTGGAGAAGGTCCGCAACCTGACTCCGGGTGAGGGCCTCAACGCCGCCAGCGGCGAGTACGTCAACATGTTCGAGTCGGGGATCATCGACCCGGCCAAGGTGACGCGCTCCGCGCTGCAGAACGCCGCGTCCATCGCGGCGCTCTTCCTGACCACCGAGGCCGTCATCGCCGAGAAGCCCGAGAAGGCCACTGCCGCTCCCGCCATGCCGGGTGGCGGCGACATGGACTTCTAG
- a CDS encoding cold-shock protein, with translation MAQGTVKWFNADKGYGFIAVDGGKDVFVHYSAILMDGYRSLEQGQRVEFEITQGQKGPQAESVRAV, from the coding sequence GTGGCGCAGGGCACCGTCAAGTGGTTCAACGCGGACAAGGGCTACGGCTTCATCGCGGTAGACGGTGGTAAGGATGTATTCGTCCATTACTCCGCGATCCTGATGGACGGGTACCGATCTCTCGAACAGGGCCAGCGGGTCGAGTTCGAGATCACGCAGGGCCAGAAGGGACCGCAGGCCGAGTCTGTCCGCGCGGTCTGA
- a CDS encoding MoaD/ThiS family protein, with amino-acid sequence MSVTVRIPTILRTYTGGNAEVSGEGATLRDVLAKLDADYPGIGARILDESGKIRRFVNVYVGEEDVRFAEGLDTPAPQGAQISIIPAVAGG; translated from the coding sequence ATGAGCGTTACTGTGCGGATTCCCACCATTCTGCGCACCTACACCGGCGGAAACGCGGAAGTGAGTGGCGAGGGCGCGACTCTTCGTGACGTGCTCGCCAAGCTCGACGCCGACTACCCGGGCATCGGCGCGAGAATTCTGGATGAATCGGGCAAGATTCGACGTTTTGTCAACGTTTACGTGGGGGAAGAGGACGTCCGTTTCGCCGAGGGCCTGGACACTCCGGCCCCGCAGGGCGCGCAGATCTCCATCATCCCGGCGGTCGCCGGCGGCTGA
- the thrC gene encoding threonine synthase: MSHDFGPAVALSCRECGARYPLGPSFACLECFGPLEAAYEFGRVTREDIAAGPASIWRYRSLLPVPADVASKPNMNPGWTQLVRAGNLGRALGIRSLHVKDDSGNPTHSFKDRVVAIAVEAARTFGFHTLSCSSTGNLAGAVTAAAARAGLDACVFIPADLEEAKIAMARVFGGRLIGIDGSYDEVNRFCSELIGDPLGDKWGFVNVNLRPYYAEGSKTLAYEIAEQLGWRLPEQIVIPIASGSQLTKIDKGFKELIALGLVEDTPYKVFGAQAAGCSPVSAAYKAGHDVVQPVKPDTIAKSLAIGNPADGPYVLDIARRTGGAVEDVTDAEVVAAIKLLASTEGIFAETAGGVTVGVLKKLVETGRLDPEAETVVLNTGDGLKTLDAIAGESSRPTAVIKPSLDAFRAAV, from the coding sequence ATGTCGCACGACTTTGGTCCTGCCGTCGCTCTGTCCTGCCGCGAGTGCGGCGCCCGCTACCCGCTCGGGCCGAGTTTCGCGTGTCTGGAGTGTTTCGGGCCGCTCGAAGCGGCCTACGAGTTCGGCCGGGTGACCCGCGAGGACATCGCCGCGGGCCCGGCCAGCATCTGGCGCTACCGCTCGCTGCTCCCGGTCCCCGCCGACGTGGCGAGCAAGCCCAACATGAACCCCGGCTGGACCCAGCTGGTCAGGGCGGGCAACCTCGGGCGGGCGCTCGGCATCAGGTCCCTGCACGTCAAGGACGACTCCGGCAACCCCACCCACTCCTTCAAGGACCGGGTGGTCGCCATCGCCGTCGAGGCGGCGCGCACCTTCGGCTTCCACACGCTCTCCTGCTCCTCCACCGGCAACCTCGCGGGCGCGGTCACCGCCGCGGCGGCGCGGGCCGGGCTCGACGCCTGCGTGTTCATCCCGGCCGACCTGGAAGAGGCGAAGATCGCCATGGCCCGGGTGTTCGGCGGCAGGCTGATCGGCATCGACGGCAGCTACGACGAGGTCAACCGGTTCTGCTCGGAGCTGATCGGCGACCCGCTGGGCGACAAGTGGGGGTTCGTCAACGTCAACCTGCGCCCCTACTACGCCGAGGGCTCCAAGACGCTCGCGTACGAGATCGCCGAGCAGCTCGGCTGGCGGCTGCCCGAGCAGATCGTCATCCCGATCGCCTCCGGCTCGCAGCTCACCAAGATCGACAAGGGTTTCAAGGAGCTGATCGCCCTGGGCCTGGTCGAGGACACCCCCTACAAGGTCTTCGGCGCGCAGGCGGCCGGGTGCTCGCCGGTGTCGGCGGCCTACAAGGCGGGGCACGACGTCGTCCAGCCGGTCAAGCCGGACACCATCGCGAAGTCGCTGGCCATCGGCAACCCGGCCGACGGCCCCTACGTGCTGGACATCGCCCGGCGCACCGGCGGGGCCGTCGAGGACGTCACCGACGCCGAGGTCGTGGCCGCGATCAAGCTGCTGGCCTCGACCGAGGGCATCTTCGCCGAGACCGCGGGCGGCGTCACGGTCGGCGTGCTGAAGAAGCTGGTCGAGACGGGGCGGCTCGACCCCGAGGCCGAGACCGTGGTCCTCAACACCGGCGACGGCCTGAAGACGCTGGACGCCATCGCCGGCGAGTCGTCGCGGCCCACCGCCGTGATCAAGCCGTCCCTCGACGCGTTCCGCGCGGCTGTCTGA
- a CDS encoding RNA polymerase sigma factor: MALDELTEELARSAAAGDHRALGELLARIEPDVMRHCSRILPYHQDAEEASQDTLLAVARNIGRFEGRARFSTWLHIVTANCARTTYRSLKRRAAEQTSDELPTQKPDARRVSVIAGSRLDLLDAMEALEADKPDLAQALVLRDIVQLDYNEVAEQLGIPLGTAKSRIHQARKYVQAALGEDYR, translated from the coding sequence ATGGCGCTTGATGAGCTAACCGAGGAACTCGCCCGATCCGCCGCCGCTGGAGATCATCGCGCGCTCGGCGAGTTGCTGGCCAGGATCGAGCCCGATGTGATGCGCCACTGCTCCCGGATCCTGCCGTACCACCAGGACGCCGAGGAGGCGTCGCAGGACACCCTGCTCGCGGTGGCCCGCAACATCGGCCGCTTCGAAGGGCGCGCCAGGTTCAGCACGTGGCTGCACATCGTCACGGCCAACTGCGCGCGCACCACCTACCGGTCGCTGAAGCGCAGGGCGGCCGAGCAGACCTCCGACGAGCTGCCGACGCAGAAGCCCGACGCGCGGCGGGTGAGCGTGATCGCGGGCTCGCGGCTCGACCTGCTCGACGCGATGGAGGCGCTGGAGGCCGACAAACCCGACCTGGCGCAGGCGCTGGTCCTGCGCGACATCGTGCAGCTCGACTACAACGAGGTGGCCGAGCAGCTCGGCATCCCGCTCGGCACCGCGAAGTCGCGCATCCACCAGGCCCGCAAGTACGTGCAGGCAGCGCTGGGTGAGGACTATCGGTGA
- a CDS encoding alpha,alpha-trehalose-phosphate synthase (UDP-forming): MNSVLVASNRGPVSFTVSDDGVLTMRRGGGGLVSGLSGVTKGDGVLWVCAALSDDDRSAVRLSPGGRLDQAGYDTGPLRMLDIPAATFHRAYNAVANSTLWFVNHLLYDIPNAPSFGIRFAREWESYRDYNGAFALALAEEAGHGARVMVQDYHLTLTPAMLRAERPDLRIAHFSHTPWAPPEYFSLLPDEVAGEVLEGILGADHAGFLAERWAAAFMDCCEAVLGAEVDRAAPSVTHEGRTTRIGVHSLGVDGAALWERACEPDVESHMTAIREQVGDRRLIVRIDRTELSKNIVRGLVAYGEFLAAHPEWHGRVVHLAFAYPSRHDLPEYREYTASVQRCAQEIENEFATEDWDPLILNVHDDYPRSLAAYRMADVLLVNPIRDGMNLVAKEGPVLSPRCALVLSREAGAAAELGPHALVVNPYDVSGTAAALHEALVMPEDERRARRDKLRAAATALPPQKWLAAQLDALG; the protein is encoded by the coding sequence ATGAACAGCGTCCTCGTGGCCTCCAACAGAGGGCCGGTCTCCTTCACCGTCTCCGACGACGGTGTCCTCACCATGAGACGGGGCGGCGGCGGTCTCGTCTCCGGGCTGTCCGGGGTCACGAAAGGCGACGGCGTCCTGTGGGTCTGCGCGGCGCTGTCCGACGACGACCGCAGCGCCGTGCGCCTGTCGCCGGGCGGCCGCCTCGACCAGGCCGGCTACGACACCGGGCCGCTGCGCATGCTCGACATCCCCGCGGCCACCTTCCACCGCGCCTACAACGCCGTGGCCAACTCCACGCTGTGGTTCGTCAACCACCTGCTCTACGACATCCCCAACGCGCCCAGCTTCGGCATCCGCTTCGCCCGCGAGTGGGAGTCCTACCGCGACTACAACGGCGCCTTCGCGCTCGCCCTCGCCGAGGAGGCCGGGCACGGCGCCCGCGTGATGGTGCAGGACTACCACCTGACGCTCACCCCCGCCATGCTCAGGGCCGAGCGGCCCGACCTGCGCATCGCGCACTTCAGCCACACCCCGTGGGCGCCGCCCGAGTACTTCTCGCTGCTGCCCGACGAGGTGGCCGGCGAGGTCCTGGAGGGCATACTCGGCGCCGACCACGCCGGGTTCCTGGCCGAACGGTGGGCGGCGGCGTTCATGGACTGCTGCGAGGCGGTGCTCGGGGCCGAGGTCGACCGCGCCGCCCCCAGCGTCACCCACGAGGGCCGCACCACCAGGATCGGCGTCCACAGCCTGGGGGTGGACGGCGCGGCGCTGTGGGAGCGGGCCTGCGAGCCCGACGTCGAGTCGCACATGACGGCGATCAGGGAGCAGGTCGGCGACCGCCGGCTCATCGTCCGCATCGACCGCACCGAGCTGTCGAAGAACATCGTGCGCGGCCTGGTGGCCTACGGCGAGTTCCTGGCCGCCCATCCCGAGTGGCACGGCCGCGTGGTGCACCTGGCCTTCGCCTATCCGAGCCGGCACGACCTGCCGGAATACCGCGAGTACACCGCCTCGGTGCAGCGCTGCGCCCAGGAGATCGAGAACGAGTTCGCCACCGAGGACTGGGACCCGCTCATCCTCAACGTGCACGACGACTATCCGCGCTCGCTGGCCGCGTACCGGATGGCCGACGTGCTGCTGGTCAACCCGATCCGCGACGGCATGAACCTGGTGGCCAAGGAGGGCCCGGTGCTGTCGCCGCGCTGCGCGCTGGTGCTCTCGCGGGAGGCGGGCGCGGCGGCCGAGCTGGGCCCGCACGCCCTCGTGGTCAACCCCTACGACGTCAGCGGCACGGCCGCCGCCCTGCACGAGGCGCTGGTCATGCCGGAGGACGAGCGGCGGGCGCGGCGCGACAAGCTGCGCGCCGCGGCCACCGCCCTGCCGCCCCAGAAGTGGCTCGCGGCCCAGCTCGACGCCCTCGGCTGA